A portion of the Edaphobacter lichenicola genome contains these proteins:
- a CDS encoding peroxiredoxin, with amino-acid sequence MRKAVWIAAIIGVVAACGVGIRAHAAPAADTIQAGATAPNFTLPSQEDKPVSLTDYKGKWVVLYFYPKDQTTGCTIEAHNFQRDIAKYDAANAVVLGVSLDTVEGHKTWCSKDTFSFKLLADPDHKVVDAYGVPVKNFGVAKFANRETFLISPDGKVVKVWDVKDIQNHSTEVLAEIAANKK; translated from the coding sequence ATGCGCAAAGCAGTTTGGATCGCAGCAATCATCGGCGTAGTAGCAGCGTGCGGCGTAGGCATCAGAGCCCATGCAGCGCCCGCGGCAGACACCATACAGGCTGGCGCGACCGCGCCCAACTTCACCCTGCCCTCGCAGGAAGACAAGCCCGTCAGCCTCACCGACTACAAAGGCAAGTGGGTTGTCCTCTACTTCTACCCCAAGGACCAGACCACCGGCTGCACCATCGAAGCTCACAACTTCCAGCGCGACATCGCCAAGTATGACGCGGCCAACGCGGTCGTCCTCGGCGTCAGCCTCGACACCGTCGAAGGCCACAAAACCTGGTGCTCGAAGGATACCTTCAGCTTCAAGCTCCTCGCCGACCCCGACCACAAAGTCGTCGATGCCTACGGCGTTCCCGTCAAAAACTTCGGCGTTGCGAAGTTCGCCAACCGCGAAACCTTCCTCATCTCCCCCGACGGTAAGGTCGTCAAGGTCTGGGACGTGAAGGACATCCAGAACCACAGCACTGAGGTCCTCGCCGAGATCGCCGCCAACAAAAAGTAA
- a CDS encoding VOC family protein produces MTKPSGLRECNIIGFITIVDVDRAKSFYGDTLGLRLISEEPPFALVYDANGIMLRLGMGKELPPASGTVLGWQVTDIDSVVQNLKTAGVRFERYEFLKQDDSEIWTAPTGARVAWFKDPDGNTLSVSEHPEGE; encoded by the coding sequence ATGACGAAACCATCCGGACTCCGCGAGTGCAACATCATTGGATTTATAACGATCGTCGATGTGGATCGAGCGAAGAGCTTCTACGGCGATACACTCGGTCTGCGCCTGATCAGTGAAGAGCCTCCGTTTGCCCTCGTCTACGACGCAAATGGCATCATGCTTCGTCTGGGTATGGGCAAGGAGCTACCGCCGGCATCGGGCACAGTGTTGGGTTGGCAGGTTACCGACATAGACTCAGTCGTTCAAAATCTGAAGACGGCTGGAGTCCGGTTCGAGCGTTACGAGTTCTTAAAACAGGACGACTCCGAAATCTGGACTGCACCCACCGGAGCCAGAGTCGCCTGGTTCAAAGACCCCGACGGCAACACCCTGAGCGTCTCCGAACATCCGGAAGGAGAGTGA
- a CDS encoding LpxI family protein: protein MSKLGLIAGNGRFPFLLLDAARAHGLTVVVAAIKEETDPEIDARAAADPEIHVHWLSLGELSRLIETFQAEGVTRATMAGQVKHKQIFSSIRPDWRLAKLLLNLRTRNTDMLLGAIAKVLGDEGIELISSTQYLEPLLAQPGVLTLREPDEEEQKDITYGRTVAQAIATYDLGQTVVIAAQACVAVEAMEGTDATITRAGALFRTLDHEITTTPQAETTLRRSLTVVKVAKPNQDMRFDVPVIGVATIEAMRSAGATCLAIEAGRTLMFDPQAILSAANEAGIAIVAK from the coding sequence ATGTCGAAACTAGGCCTGATCGCCGGCAACGGCCGCTTCCCCTTCCTCCTGCTCGACGCAGCACGCGCCCACGGCCTCACCGTCGTCGTCGCAGCCATCAAAGAAGAGACCGACCCCGAGATCGACGCCCGCGCCGCAGCCGACCCCGAGATCCACGTCCACTGGCTCTCCCTCGGTGAGCTCTCCCGCCTCATCGAAACCTTCCAGGCCGAAGGCGTCACCCGCGCCACCATGGCCGGTCAGGTCAAACACAAGCAGATCTTCTCCAGCATTCGTCCCGACTGGCGCCTCGCCAAACTCCTCCTCAACCTCCGCACCCGCAACACCGACATGCTCCTCGGCGCTATCGCAAAGGTCCTCGGCGACGAAGGCATCGAGCTCATCTCCTCCACGCAATACCTCGAGCCACTCCTCGCACAACCCGGCGTCCTCACCCTCCGCGAGCCAGACGAAGAGGAGCAAAAGGACATCACCTACGGCCGCACCGTCGCCCAAGCCATCGCCACCTACGACCTCGGCCAAACCGTCGTCATCGCCGCCCAGGCCTGCGTCGCCGTCGAGGCCATGGAAGGAACCGACGCCACCATCACCCGCGCCGGCGCTCTCTTCCGGACCCTCGATCACGAAATCACCACCACTCCGCAGGCAGAGACCACCCTCCGCCGCTCCCTCACCGTCGTCAAGGTCGCCAAACCCAACCAAGACATGCGCTTCGACGTCCCCGTCATCGGCGTCGCCACCATTGAAGCCATGAGATCCGCCGGAGCCACCTGCCTCGCCATCGAAGCGGGCCGCACCCTCATGTTCGACCCCCAAGCCATCCTCAGCGCAGCAAACGAAGCCGGCATCGCCATCGTCGCGAAGTAA